Proteins encoded within one genomic window of Acinetobacter sp. YWS30-1:
- the dusB gene encoding tRNA dihydrouridine synthase DusB, which produces MAGVTDRPFRTLCKYFGAGHAVSEMMTSDKTLRMSKKSLYRANFDGELAPISAQIAGSDPHDLAEAARYQVANGAQIVDINMGCPAKKVCNKLAGSALLKDEDLVARILDAVVAAVDVPVTLKTRLGYLNGHENILRVAKRAEDAGIAALALHGRTREDMYLNTARYSLIKEVKRILNIPVIANGDIDSPEKAKYVLDYTGADAIMIGRAAQGRPWIFREIAHYLETGEHLAAPSIAEVKDVLLGHLSELYEFYGEYSGCRISRKHIAWYTKGLRSSNEFRQNMYQVENTADQYKVVENYFNGLLEHGHIMSDVQIDQVNLLETK; this is translated from the coding sequence ATGGCAGGTGTCACCGATCGTCCATTTAGAACCTTATGCAAGTACTTCGGTGCGGGTCATGCGGTCAGTGAAATGATGACTTCTGACAAGACCTTGCGCATGAGCAAAAAGAGCTTATATCGGGCGAATTTTGATGGTGAGCTGGCACCAATCTCAGCGCAGATAGCTGGTTCTGATCCGCATGACTTAGCTGAGGCAGCACGCTATCAGGTCGCAAATGGGGCACAAATTGTTGATATCAATATGGGATGTCCAGCAAAGAAAGTCTGTAATAAGCTGGCCGGTTCTGCCTTGTTAAAGGATGAAGATCTGGTTGCACGTATTTTAGATGCAGTTGTTGCTGCAGTTGATGTTCCTGTTACTTTAAAAACCCGTTTGGGCTATCTCAACGGTCATGAAAATATTCTGCGAGTTGCAAAACGTGCTGAAGACGCGGGGATTGCAGCGCTGGCATTACATGGTCGTACTCGTGAAGATATGTACCTCAATACGGCACGGTACTCCTTAATCAAGGAAGTGAAAAGAATACTGAATATTCCCGTGATTGCGAACGGAGATATTGATAGCCCTGAGAAAGCCAAATATGTACTGGACTATACAGGTGCAGATGCCATTATGATCGGCCGTGCTGCACAAGGCCGTCCCTGGATTTTTCGTGAAATTGCACATTATTTAGAAACTGGAGAGCATCTTGCTGCGCCAAGTATTGCTGAAGTGAAAGATGTGTTATTAGGACATCTATCTGAGCTTTATGAATTTTATGGTGAATATTCAGGTTGCCGTATTTCGCGTAAGCATATTGCCTGGTATACTAAAGGACTACGTTCGAGTAATGAATTCCGTCAAAATATGTATCAAGTAGAAAACACTGCCGATCAATATAAAGTGGTGGAAAACTATTTTAATGGATTACTGGAACATGGACATATCATGAGCGATGTACAAATAGATCAGGTAAATCTGTTAGAAACTAAATAA
- a CDS encoding NAD(P)H-dependent flavin oxidoreductase, giving the protein MSLLEKLGIKHPIFLAPMAGVSTPELAAEVSNQGGLGSLGLGASSVESARQQILKTQELTDCPFQVNFFCHDSQPLDENVAQAWINQFKDKFAEYGINPPTQLHCIYPSFKDNDDFLNLVLETRPCAVSFHFGIPLPHQIQALKDAGILTMVSATNFAEAKAIQEAGIDIIIAQGIEAGGHRGIFSTKFDASVKTSNLVKLIKQHFSLPVVAAGGIMNGEQARQMMDFGAEAVQLGTAFVQCKSSNANDAYRKALLSKPLTQVSASISGRPARGIINHWHIDIDTPDRLDVPAYPYTYDLAKQLHAAASKHGDQGYGAFWAGSNVAQIREMEASDLINQLVLEMKQK; this is encoded by the coding sequence ATGTCTTTATTAGAAAAACTCGGAATAAAACATCCTATTTTTTTGGCCCCTATGGCAGGCGTTTCGACACCTGAACTGGCAGCGGAAGTTTCAAATCAAGGTGGTCTGGGTTCGCTGGGCTTGGGAGCCAGCAGCGTAGAGTCTGCGCGCCAGCAGATTTTAAAAACTCAGGAACTTACAGATTGTCCGTTTCAGGTTAACTTTTTCTGTCATGACAGTCAGCCTCTTGATGAAAACGTAGCCCAAGCCTGGATTAACCAGTTTAAAGATAAATTTGCTGAATACGGAATTAATCCACCCACTCAATTACACTGTATTTACCCAAGTTTTAAAGACAATGATGATTTCTTGAATCTGGTTCTTGAAACCAGACCATGTGCGGTCAGCTTTCATTTTGGTATTCCTCTTCCGCACCAGATTCAGGCTCTAAAAGATGCCGGTATTCTGACGATGGTATCTGCCACCAATTTTGCTGAGGCGAAAGCCATTCAAGAGGCAGGGATTGATATCATCATTGCTCAAGGTATTGAGGCTGGAGGTCACCGGGGTATCTTTAGCACCAAGTTTGATGCCTCAGTCAAAACCTCTAATCTGGTCAAGTTAATAAAACAGCATTTTTCATTGCCAGTGGTTGCTGCAGGCGGAATCATGAATGGTGAACAAGCACGTCAGATGATGGACTTCGGCGCTGAAGCAGTACAATTAGGCACGGCATTTGTTCAGTGTAAATCTTCCAATGCCAATGACGCCTATCGTAAAGCGCTACTGTCCAAGCCGCTGACTCAAGTTAGTGCCAGCATTTCCGGCCGTCCAGCGCGTGGCATCATTAATCACTGGCATATAGACATCGACACTCCTGATCGTCTGGATGTACCTGCCTATCCATATACTTATGATCTGGCCAAGCAGTTACATGCAGCAGCGTCCAAACATGGTGATCAGGGTTATGGCGCGTTTTGGGCTGGTTCGAATGTGGCGCAAATTCGTGAGATGGAAGCTTCTGATTTAATTAATCAGTTAGTGCTGGAAATGAAACAGAAATAA
- a CDS encoding putative DNA modification/repair radical SAM protein, whose protein sequence is MSDRIREKLQILADAAKYDVSCSSSGSNRKNKDKGLGNTGNGICHSYTEDGRCVSLLKILFSNVCIFDCAYCVSRRSNDVKRAAFTVQEVVDLTMNFYRRNYIEGLFLSSGIFKSADYTMERMLQVVKKLRLEENFNGYIHLKTIPGASQEIITEAGLYVDRMSINLEMPTEAGLQKFAPEKTHTEVQKDLGIVRDRLIQLKDERKIIKSVPKFVPAGQTTQMVVGAHSETDKDIILMADRHYKEFKLKRVYFSGYIPINPEEKALPAIGSAPPLLRENRLYQSDWLMRFYGFEADEIVDDQHPNLDLDIDPKLSWALRHPEAFPVDINRADYKIILRVPGIGVRSAKKIVQARRFGQIHIDQLKRMGVAYNRAQHFIRCADTPKFKKEQQSQQIRQQILQAGQSKYQQQLSPQLGFGF, encoded by the coding sequence ATGTCTGATCGTATCCGAGAAAAACTACAAATTTTAGCTGATGCTGCCAAATATGATGTGTCCTGTTCATCGAGTGGCAGTAACCGTAAAAATAAAGACAAAGGCTTGGGCAATACCGGAAATGGAATCTGTCATAGCTATACCGAAGATGGTCGCTGTGTCTCATTACTGAAAATACTGTTTTCAAATGTCTGCATTTTTGACTGTGCCTATTGTGTCTCTCGTCGTTCCAATGACGTAAAACGTGCTGCATTTACCGTGCAGGAAGTGGTCGATCTGACCATGAATTTTTATCGCCGTAATTATATTGAAGGGCTGTTTTTAAGTTCGGGAATTTTTAAATCAGCAGATTACACCATGGAGCGGATGTTGCAGGTGGTGAAAAAGCTGCGTCTTGAAGAAAATTTTAATGGTTATATTCATCTCAAAACCATTCCCGGAGCATCGCAGGAGATCATTACTGAAGCGGGTTTATATGTCGACCGGATGAGTATCAACCTGGAAATGCCAACCGAAGCAGGCTTGCAAAAGTTTGCTCCAGAGAAAACCCATACAGAAGTGCAAAAAGATCTGGGAATTGTACGGGATCGCTTAATCCAGTTGAAAGATGAACGTAAGATCATCAAATCCGTTCCCAAATTTGTTCCCGCAGGACAGACCACGCAAATGGTGGTCGGTGCGCATAGTGAAACGGACAAAGATATTATTTTGATGGCTGATCGGCACTACAAGGAATTTAAGCTGAAACGCGTGTATTTTTCTGGCTATATTCCGATTAATCCCGAAGAAAAAGCCTTACCTGCAATCGGCTCAGCGCCACCCTTATTAAGAGAAAATCGTCTATATCAGTCTGACTGGCTGATGCGCTTTTATGGTTTTGAAGCAGATGAAATTGTGGATGACCAGCATCCAAATCTGGATCTGGATATTGATCCAAAACTGAGCTGGGCTTTACGCCATCCGGAGGCCTTCCCGGTTGATATTAACCGAGCCGACTACAAGATAATATTACGCGTGCCTGGCATTGGAGTACGTTCTGCCAAAAAGATTGTACAGGCACGCCGTTTTGGTCAGATTCATATCGATCAACTAAAACGGATGGGCGTGGCGTATAACCGGGCGCAGCATTTTATTCGCTGTGCAGATACACCGAAATTTAAAAAGGAGCAGCAATCCCAGCAGATTCGCCAGCAGATTTTACAAGCGGGTCAGTCCAAATATCAGCAGCAACTGTCACCTCAACTGGGATTTGGTTTCTGA